ATGGGCATGGTATTCGAGGAACTAATACGTCGGTTTGCCGAGTTATCCAACGAAACCGCCGGGGAGCACTATACCCCCAGAGAAGTCATCCGGCTTATGGCAGATTTGCTTTTAACGTTAGACGACGATGCCTTGTCCGTACCTGGAACAGTAAGGACCATTTACGACCCTGCCGCCGGCACCGGCGGCATGCTTACCATAGCGGGAGAACGCATTACTGCCCGAAATCCTCAAGCTTCTGTTACCATGTACGGACAGGAACTCAATCCGGAATCCTACGCTATATGCAAAGCGGATATGCTAATAAAAGGACAGGAAGTATCTAATATCATATTCGGCAACACTCTATCCGACGATGGACTCACAGGAGAAAAGTTCGACTATATGCTTTCAAATCCTCCGTTCGGGGTTGAATGGAAAAAGGTAGAGAAATCAGTTCGGAAGGAACATGAACAAAAGGGCTATGCGGGACGATTCGGCCCAGGACTGCCCAGGATTTCCGACGGAAGTCTTCTTTTCCTTATGCATCTTATATCCAAGATGCGGCCTTTGGACAAGGGCGGCTCCAGGATTGGAATCGTTTTGAACGGCTCGCCTCTGTTTACCGGAGGAGCAGGTTCAGGCGAATCAGAAATCCGCAAATGGATCATAGAAAACGACTGGCTTGAGGCCATTGTGGCCCTGCCGACGGACATGTTTTACAATACTGGAATTGCTACTTATATATGGCTTCTTACTAACAAAAAAACTAAGGAACGCAAAGGTAAACTCCAGCTTATAAACGGCGCAGAATTCTTCCGGAAAATGCGCAAATCGTTAGGTTCCAAGCGCAAGGAGCTTGGCCCCGAAGACATTGAGCGGATAGTGAAACTTCACGGCTCATTTGAAGAAAACGAATATTGCAAGATTTTAGACAACGAAGAATTTGGCTACAGGACTATTACCGTGGAACGGCCTTTAAAAGATGAGAATGACAAGGTTGTTCTAGGCACTAAAGGTCCGCAGAAAGGTAAACCGCTGCCAGATACCGGCCTCAGAGATACCGAAAACGTTCCTCTTAAAGAGGATATTCAGACTTACTTCGAGCGCGAGGTTCTTCCTCATGTGCCTGACGCATGGATTGACCATGATAAAACTAAGGTAGGATACGAAATACCTTTTAACCGGTATTTTTACAAATATGTCTCGCCAAGACCGCTTGAAGAAATCGACGCCGACTTAAAGGCCGTAAGCGAAGAAATTATGGTCATACTTAAGGAGATAACGGAATGAAATGGAAGCCATATCCTAAATACAAAGATTCCGGTGTAGAGTGGATTGGAGAAGTGCCAGAGCATTGGGATGTGAAGATAGTAAAGTACACGACGTACCTGAAAGGTCGCGTCGGTTGGAAGGGGCTGACATCGGAAGAGTATCAGGAAGACGGTTACGCGTATTTAGTCACTGGGACTGATTTTTTATCGAAGTATATTGATTGGAACAAGTGTCACTATGTTGAGCAGGCTCGCTACAATGATGACCCTTTTATACAATTACGCAATGGTGATTTGTTGATTACAAAAGATGGAACAATTGGAAAACTGGCGTTGGTCGAAGATTTAGATGAACCGGCTTGCTTGAACAGTGGGATTTTTCTGGTTCGCCCAAAGAACTCCTATATCACAGAGTATTTTTACTGGGTACTTGGTTCAGATGTATTCGCAGTATTTTGCGACTTGTCCAGTCTTGGGTCAACGATACAACACTTGTATCAAAACGTTTTTGAGAATTTCGTGTTTCCAGTACCGTCTATTCCGGAACAAAAATCCATTGCTGCATTCCTCGACCGCGAAACCGCGAAAATAGATACTCTCATAACTAAGCAGGAACGGCTAATTGAGCTTCTTCTGGAAAGGCGTAAGGCTCTTATTTCTCATGCAGTAACAAAAGGGCTTGACCCTAACGCAAAGATGAAAGATTCCGGTGTAGAGTGGATTGGAGAAATTCCAAAGAAATGGAAGCTCGATAAGATAAAACATAATGTTTTAATTATGGGAAAATCAGGATTGCCCGCTTCCGAAGGCAAAGAAGAAGGTTTATACCCTTTCTTTACATCAAGCAGGGAACAAAATAAATTTATTGATTTTGCAATTTTTGAAGATGAGTGTCTAATTATGGGAAACGGTGGTTCTGCTAGTATTCATTATATTAATGGAAAATTTTCTGCTTCAAATGATTGCTTAGTTTTAAAAAGACAAAAAAATATTATCATAAAATTTCTTTATTATTTAATATTTTCAAATATAAAAACAATTGACGATTTAGGGTTTAGCGGAATTGGACTGAGGCATCTTCAAAAAGATTTTTTTTATAATATGTCGATATATCTTCCGGCTACCTCAGAACAACTGGGTATTGTTTCCTATATCGACCGTGAAACCACCAAAATAGATACCCTTATCGAAAAATCACACCGTTCCATAAAACTATTGCGGGAACGCCGCAAGGCGCTGATTTCCGCGGCGGTAACCGGTAAAATCGACGTAAGGGAGGCAGGTGCATGAGCAATCCACATCATGAAATACATTTAGAATCGGATATATGCGAACACCTTGCCGCTAACGGCTGGCTTTATTCCCCCAACGACGATGGATATAACCGGGAACTGGCCCTGTATCCCGAAGATGTTTTTTCGTGGGTGTCCCAAACTCAGCCGGAACTGTGGGATAAACTTCGACAGACGCATAACGGGGATACTAATAATACCTTTCGTAAACGCCTGGCTCAGGTACTGGATAACGAAGGAAGTCTTGCCGTGCTGCGCGGTGGTTTCAAGAATGTTTCAAGCGGTCGGATACAGATGTGCCAGTTTCGTCCGGCGCAGACAATGAACCCCGAGACTACCTTTAAATACGAACAGGTAAGATGCCGCGTTATGCGCCAGGTGCATTACAGTACCTCAAACGAGAATTCCATAGATCTCGTGTTTTTCGTGAACGGCATTCCGGTCGCAACGGCAGAGTTGAAGACTGATTTCACGCAGTCCGTTCATGAAGCAATCCACCAATACAAATACGACCGTATGCCTAAAGACCCGAATACTAAGAGGGAAGAACCGCTTCTTGCGTTTAAGCGAAGGACGCTGGTCCATTTTGCGGCGTCTTCCGACGAGGTTTATATGACGACTATGCTTAACGGCAAGGATACGAAATTTCTTCCATTTAACTTAGGCGATAACGGAGGCGCCGGTAATCCGGCAAACCCAAACGGCTACCGCACGTCCTACCTATGGGAGCGAATCTGGCAAAAGGACGCCTGGCTTGATATTTTAGGCAGATTCGTCCATCTTGGGCGGGAGGATAAAAAGGACGCCTCAGGCAAGAAGTCGTCTTTAGAGAAATTAATCTTTCCGCGCTTTCACCAGTGGGACGTCGTAACGCGACTTATTGCCGCCGCAAGA
This genomic stretch from Candidatus Acididesulfobacter guangdongensis harbors:
- a CDS encoding restriction endonuclease subunit S, coding for MKWKPYPKYKDSGVEWIGEVPEHWDVKIVKYTTYLKGRVGWKGLTSEEYQEDGYAYLVTGTDFLSKYIDWNKCHYVEQARYNDDPFIQLRNGDLLITKDGTIGKLALVEDLDEPACLNSGIFLVRPKNSYITEYFYWVLGSDVFAVFCDLSSLGSTIQHLYQNVFENFVFPVPSIPEQKSIAAFLDRETAKIDTLITKQERLIELLLERRKALISHAVTKGLDPNAKMKDSGVEWIGEIPKKWKLDKIKHNVLIMGKSGLPASEGKEEGLYPFFTSSREQNKFIDFAIFEDECLIMGNGGSASIHYINGKFSASNDCLVLKRQKNIIIKFLYYLIFSNIKTIDDLGFSGIGLRHLQKDFFYNMSIYLPATSEQLGIVSYIDRETTKIDTLIEKSHRSIKLLRERRKALISAAVTGKIDVREAGA